In the genome of Francisella salimarina, one region contains:
- a CDS encoding glycosyltransferase, with product MKKLLSSITALLVFYGLSQAGEDLASIALLSLLCCFVIYLFVTSKSRRLNFVTIVYVCLSFVFVTFVTKAILNVDYGSHPFISILILCILLPTFFLLGYRIILSIHCFIDSFFGRSTSYEGIEQELGCSVVITTRNEPFEVCKLTFDSAYQLDYPADKFEIIIVDNSDLDHPDFLKWQDYVSKHNMKGDVSCKFIHRKGTEGFKPRNLDIAMEHICYDYVLFLDADSTLPKSTLKVGLPEFKKDAKLGFVSFLIESTNYSTNLVTKVASIFQNTIRYFNEFVGKYGYCNYQGHNGIWSKQALQATSKWEEYYRSQVMVTEDIAAGFRCYEAGFNSKPIFLKTGEWVPTSLKEFEKMWLRWSFGGMQVMHKYMSKIISSSNLNFRVKLDMLYLLFKVVASGFPIFALLLVLFPRSNVAFVSIVNVTLIPLVILSVWYYLYGDIKGNFISKISQIYIAMFMLSSFVFWCGIKAEINYYLNKPQGWKPTSKVFDKVEGWTQVIYDNFGKLSFSILGLSIAIYSISKLYSQVDFYLYLLCMLPSILLFLNTILCVLVLGRAKY from the coding sequence ATGAAAAAACTGTTATCATCTATAACAGCCTTGCTAGTTTTTTATGGTCTTTCTCAAGCTGGTGAAGATCTTGCAAGTATAGCTTTGTTGTCACTATTGTGTTGTTTTGTTATTTATCTTTTTGTAACATCTAAATCTCGCAGGTTGAATTTTGTAACTATAGTATACGTATGCTTGAGCTTTGTTTTTGTTACATTTGTGACAAAAGCTATATTGAATGTTGATTATGGTTCTCATCCTTTCATATCCATCTTGATATTGTGTATTTTATTGCCTACCTTTTTTTTACTTGGATATAGAATTATTTTGAGTATCCATTGCTTTATTGATAGTTTTTTTGGTAGAAGTACGAGCTATGAGGGAATTGAGCAAGAGTTAGGATGCTCCGTAGTTATAACTACTCGTAATGAACCTTTTGAAGTTTGTAAGTTAACTTTTGATTCGGCGTATCAGCTTGATTATCCTGCTGATAAATTTGAGATAATAATTGTTGATAACAGTGACTTAGATCATCCAGACTTCTTAAAATGGCAAGACTATGTTAGTAAACATAATATGAAAGGTGACGTTAGCTGTAAATTTATCCATAGAAAAGGCACAGAGGGATTTAAGCCACGCAATCTTGATATTGCCATGGAGCATATTTGCTATGACTATGTTTTATTTTTAGATGCTGACTCAACGTTACCTAAAAGTACATTAAAAGTGGGGTTGCCGGAGTTTAAAAAAGACGCTAAGCTTGGTTTTGTTAGCTTCTTGATAGAAAGTACTAACTATAGCACTAATTTAGTTACAAAAGTGGCCAGTATCTTCCAAAATACAATTCGCTATTTTAACGAGTTCGTAGGTAAATATGGATATTGTAACTATCAAGGGCATAATGGTATTTGGAGTAAGCAAGCCTTACAAGCGACATCTAAATGGGAAGAGTACTATAGATCTCAAGTGATGGTAACAGAAGATATTGCTGCTGGATTTAGATGTTATGAAGCAGGGTTCAATAGTAAGCCGATATTTCTTAAAACAGGTGAGTGGGTTCCTACATCTCTCAAAGAATTTGAGAAAATGTGGTTAAGGTGGTCTTTTGGTGGTATGCAAGTTATGCATAAGTATATGTCAAAGATAATAAGCTCCTCAAATCTGAATTTTAGAGTTAAGCTTGATATGTTGTATTTACTTTTTAAGGTTGTAGCTTCAGGTTTTCCAATATTTGCATTATTATTAGTGCTTTTTCCAAGAAGTAATGTAGCTTTTGTATCAATAGTAAATGTTACTCTTATCCCATTAGTTATATTGAGTGTATGGTATTATTTATATGGAGATATTAAAGGTAATTTTATAAGTAAAATTTCTCAGATTTATATAGCGATGTTTATGTTATCATCATTTGTATTTTGGTGTGGTATAAAAGCTGAGATTAACTACTATTTGAATAAACCCCAAGGCTGGAAACCAACAAGTAAGGTTTTTGATAAGGTTGAAGGCTGGACTCAGGTTATCTATGATAATTTTGGTAAATTAAGCTTTTCTATTTTAGGTCTTTCAATAGCAATATATTCTATTTCTAAGCTTTATAGCCAAGTAGATTTTTATCTATACTTGTTATGTATGTTGCCAAGTATATTGCTTTTTTTAAATACTATACTGTGTGTGTTAGTATTAGGTAGGGCGAAATACTAG
- a CDS encoding hemolysin family protein: MMEYDNLIFLIVAFGFVLLNAFFVIAEFSLVKIRSSQVEVLSKRNGLQGRILYKVHSNIDIYLSACQFGITLASLGLGWVGEPAFSELLEPVFVFFGVTGNLSRIIAFAIGFAIISFLHIVIGELMPKSMAIRQTERLSLLTCIPLYVFYWLMFPFIWILNITANKLLKLFNLDTVAEAEYGYTTDEVKIILKSSHLKKPLTEEHRDILLRMVEFSHLQAIDAMRPIEEMVVIDYDSSVRQKLEVVKDNLYTRYPVYQGDKGNIIGVIHTKDILCALDNDLRQESLRPILKVSHHDQLIDVLRKFQQGKPHFALVYKKNKPIGFITLDNLLTIMIGRISDEFHLVKEPWVTLANNKFLIKSQAPVYAIEKLADVDLSEYPVDTVIDLLIALFGHQPTIDDVWEQESFYIRPYRFEGNSLEEVILELK, translated from the coding sequence ATGATGGAGTATGATAATCTTATTTTTTTGATTGTGGCTTTTGGTTTTGTCCTTCTTAATGCTTTTTTTGTTATAGCTGAATTTTCATTAGTTAAGATAAGAAGTTCGCAAGTTGAGGTTTTAAGTAAGAGAAATGGATTACAGGGTAGAATACTTTACAAGGTTCATAGCAATATAGATATCTATCTTTCTGCTTGTCAATTTGGTATAACACTAGCTTCATTAGGTTTGGGATGGGTTGGAGAACCTGCCTTTTCTGAACTATTAGAGCCAGTTTTTGTATTTTTTGGAGTTACAGGGAATCTTTCAAGAATTATTGCTTTTGCAATTGGGTTTGCGATTATATCATTTCTGCATATAGTGATCGGCGAGCTTATGCCTAAGTCAATGGCTATCAGGCAAACTGAAAGGCTATCCTTGCTTACTTGTATACCTCTATATGTTTTTTATTGGTTAATGTTTCCATTTATTTGGATATTAAACATTACAGCAAACAAGCTTTTAAAGTTATTTAATTTAGACACTGTGGCAGAGGCTGAGTATGGGTATACTACAGATGAGGTCAAAATTATTTTAAAAAGTAGCCACCTAAAAAAACCTCTTACAGAAGAGCATAGAGATATTTTATTAAGAATGGTTGAGTTTTCGCATCTACAGGCAATCGATGCTATGAGGCCTATAGAAGAGATGGTAGTTATTGATTATGATTCATCAGTTAGACAAAAGCTCGAAGTGGTCAAAGACAATCTTTATACGAGATACCCTGTTTATCAAGGAGATAAAGGTAATATTATTGGAGTAATTCATACAAAGGATATTCTATGTGCCTTAGATAATGATTTACGACAAGAGAGTTTAAGGCCGATATTAAAAGTGTCTCATCATGATCAATTAATTGATGTTTTGCGAAAATTCCAGCAAGGTAAGCCTCACTTTGCATTAGTCTATAAAAAAAATAAACCTATAGGGTTTATTACGTTAGATAACTTATTAACAATAATGATTGGTAGAATCTCTGATGAATTCCATCTTGTTAAAGAGCCATGGGTAACATTAGCGAATAACAAATTCTTGATAAAGTCTCAGGCACCTGTGTACGCAATAGAAAAATTAGCAGATGTTGATCTTTCTGAATATCCAGTAGATACTGTTATTGATTTGTTAATTGCTTTATTTGGGCATCAGCCAACAATAGATGATGTATGGGAGCAGGAGAGTTTTTATATTAGACCGTATAGGTTTGAGGGTAATTCTCTAGAAGAGGTTATTCTAGAGCTTAAGTAG
- a CDS encoding PilW family protein produces MLAFLNKRNKKGFTLTELLVATVIAVIALSALINTYIGVKHSYTEYKDKTTAESSGLLVKNFLYDFIKDVGFACNFGSLNQTYYDSTSDSLDNFFYNSAMIQVGQLPLPVSDHLSEALENGCSGECFKSGTDYIMIKKEESHAYLTQINSSSSELHTTSVEDISAGDYLFLCNKNHINLVKATGINSGSGIIDLSRAPQGSDYYPGDYVGKYSLQILYIRDTGEKDDDGQSIYSLYVFIKDSNSNGVSHELVRGVDNLTVELATISNGNITWNNVSTDIDVSSSNYSSIKISFDLDGQTFRKIINL; encoded by the coding sequence ATGCTAGCATTTTTGAACAAAAGAAATAAAAAAGGCTTCACTTTAACAGAACTATTAGTTGCTACAGTGATTGCAGTGATTGCACTTTCTGCTTTGATTAATACATATATAGGAGTTAAGCATAGTTATACAGAGTATAAAGATAAAACAACTGCAGAATCTAGTGGGTTACTGGTTAAAAATTTTTTATATGATTTTATTAAAGATGTCGGTTTTGCCTGTAATTTTGGTAGCTTAAATCAAACATATTATGATAGTACTTCCGATTCTCTTGATAATTTCTTTTATAATTCAGCAATGATTCAAGTAGGTCAGTTGCCTCTACCAGTTTCTGATCATTTATCAGAGGCTTTAGAAAATGGATGCTCTGGAGAGTGCTTTAAGAGTGGCACAGATTACATAATGATAAAGAAAGAAGAAAGTCATGCTTATCTTACACAAATAAACTCCTCTAGTTCAGAATTACATACTACTTCAGTAGAAGATATATCTGCTGGAGACTATTTGTTTCTGTGTAATAAAAATCATATTAATCTTGTCAAAGCAACGGGTATCAATAGTGGAAGTGGTATTATTGACTTATCTCGAGCACCACAGGGTAGTGATTATTACCCTGGAGACTATGTCGGTAAATATTCTTTACAAATTTTGTATATTAGAGATACTGGAGAGAAAGATGATGACGGACAAAGTATTTATTCGTTATATGTATTTATCAAAGATAGTAATTCTAATGGGGTATCTCACGAACTTGTAAGGGGTGTTGATAACTTAACTGTTGAGTTAGCAACTATTAGTAATGGTAATATAACATGGAATAATGTTTCTACTGATATAGATGTTAGTAGTTCTAATTATTCATCAATTAAGATATCTTTTGACTTAGATGGGCAAACATTTCGTAAGATAATTAACTTATAG
- a CDS encoding PilW family protein, with the protein MCQIHRNRLISGFTLVELMVGITISIIVITMAVNIYVSTKRSYQKAKLNIEQNIKVISAQKVLSDAIVNAGLSCKYGSDHQLYVNRTGEDSRRFKFFYDNYSVRLGKLSTIENLLKNSSNQKFLFHSGTDYLMVKTENSSAELTQKPLNLSLYLDKTQQWQNGDYLALCNNDYIDIVKISSTNNETKQIRLASAPANEFNKGDYIGKINIQIFFTAATVDPKKPSEYKYSLYMLVKNGQAHATVYPIVEGVSDLKLTYAVSDNKNLSWKEIYQDTSLNEIGAKALKISFKLDNQYYDKVVLL; encoded by the coding sequence ATGTGTCAAATTCATAGGAATCGGCTGATTTCAGGCTTTACGCTAGTTGAGCTCATGGTTGGTATCACTATTTCTATCATAGTGATTACGATGGCAGTCAATATATATGTGTCTACAAAAAGGAGTTATCAAAAAGCAAAGCTTAATATTGAGCAAAATATAAAAGTTATTTCAGCGCAGAAAGTGCTTTCTGATGCTATTGTAAATGCAGGTTTATCATGTAAATATGGATCAGATCATCAACTTTATGTCAATAGAACTGGAGAAGACTCTCGTAGATTTAAGTTTTTTTACGATAATTATTCAGTTAGATTAGGAAAGTTATCGACCATAGAAAATTTGTTAAAAAATTCTTCTAACCAAAAATTTTTATTCCATTCTGGTACAGACTACTTGATGGTTAAAACAGAAAACTCATCTGCAGAACTTACGCAAAAACCATTAAATTTAAGTTTGTATTTAGACAAAACTCAGCAATGGCAGAATGGTGATTATCTAGCACTTTGTAATAATGACTATATAGATATTGTTAAAATATCTAGCACTAATAATGAAACAAAACAAATAAGACTTGCCTCAGCGCCAGCTAATGAATTTAACAAGGGTGATTATATAGGTAAGATAAATATTCAAATTTTTTTTACAGCTGCTACAGTCGATCCTAAGAAACCAAGTGAATATAAGTATTCTTTGTATATGTTAGTTAAAAATGGTCAAGCTCATGCAACAGTATATCCCATCGTGGAAGGGGTTTCTGATCTTAAGTTAACTTATGCTGTTTCAGATAACAAGAATCTTTCTTGGAAAGAAATATATCAAGATACAAGCTTGAATGAAATAGGAGCTAAAGCACTAAAAATATCATTTAAATTGGATAATCAGTATTATGATAAAGTAGTTTTGTTATGA
- a CDS encoding PulJ/GspJ family protein — MRKYDKGLNTKKRKGFTFLEVLIASLLGVFVLIAVFYAVGNILSNGVLTEKRVELANELEARVDNYMLAGNFDDSPSGDLAFSRVDSGSGIREFIGINSNFSLQVIKRAYVPITVAEIIDRELGPYMRRANEIYIEKNASVIDDPAVLADIEVARNQYLSASTSKWSSSTAVLLNLGTTQIVTTVPLADAPLGSGAYITVAPFTNADITPAILWHCTAFGFDSDLLPSWCVL, encoded by the coding sequence TTGAGAAAGTACGATAAGGGCTTAAATACTAAAAAACGTAAAGGATTCACCTTTCTTGAAGTTTTAATTGCTTCATTATTGGGTGTGTTTGTTCTTATTGCTGTTTTTTATGCGGTTGGAAATATACTATCAAATGGGGTTTTAACTGAGAAAAGGGTTGAACTAGCAAATGAGTTAGAGGCTAGAGTAGACAATTATATGTTAGCGGGAAATTTTGATGATAGTCCATCAGGAGACTTGGCTTTTAGTAGGGTTGATAGTGGCAGTGGTATACGTGAATTCATAGGAATAAATTCTAACTTTTCATTACAAGTTATCAAGAGAGCTTATGTGCCTATAACAGTTGCTGAGATTATTGATCGTGAGCTGGGTCCATATATGCGTCGTGCTAATGAAATATATATTGAGAAAAATGCAAGTGTGATTGATGATCCAGCGGTATTAGCGGATATAGAGGTGGCAAGGAATCAATATTTGTCAGCTAGTACGAGTAAGTGGTCGTCAAGTACCGCAGTTTTATTAAATTTAGGTACTACTCAAATTGTAACAACAGTTCCATTAGCTGATGCACCACTTGGTTCTGGTGCTTATATAACTGTAGCACCATTTACTAACGCTGATATTACTCCGGCTATTTTATGGCACTGTACGGCTTTTGGGTTTGATTCTGATTTGCTTCCTTCTTGGTGTGTTTTATAG
- a CDS encoding type II secretion system protein, whose amino-acid sequence MVNFRFYKTNKQKGISLVESIISSGLILFVLSSSFLVINSSITTSVIAEKKTQLIQELDKKIAIYVLTGKFNTKAVSSDYFFQKRVSNPKMIKFIAKNKNFDICVSKEVMKYVSNS is encoded by the coding sequence ATGGTTAACTTTAGGTTCTATAAAACTAACAAACAAAAAGGAATATCTTTGGTTGAGAGTATAATCTCATCAGGGTTGATTTTGTTTGTTTTGTCATCATCATTTTTGGTAATAAATTCCTCGATAACCACTTCAGTAATAGCAGAAAAGAAAACACAACTAATACAGGAGTTAGATAAAAAAATAGCTATTTATGTTTTAACTGGTAAATTTAATACTAAGGCAGTCAGTAGTGATTATTTTTTTCAGAAAAGAGTTAGTAATCCTAAAATGATTAAATTTATCGCTAAAAATAAGAATTTTGATATTTGTGTTTCTAAGGAAGTTATGAAATATGTGTCAAATTCATAG